A DNA window from Engystomops pustulosus chromosome 6, aEngPut4.maternal, whole genome shotgun sequence contains the following coding sequences:
- the BCL9L gene encoding B-cell CLL/lymphoma 9-like protein isoform X1 produces the protein MHPESKLTNHGKASSNGGQSQPANVSQGSKGTGLLGPKPNHMSPSGLGLKTTQNQAPPNHGNGQRETAPEVVEQKEPGTPSLDAEPKGEIPPRSKRRCVLERKQPYSGDEWCSGPDSEEDEKNLVVSHHCGVSDSAISAPTVPGSGSASLPGLNDTSSSSTPHGANQSLHGEGGGPGGPSKAPSPYVYVFTTYLANTAAEAVLQGHADSILLYHQQNVPRAKLDEKHQQDHLEHFREVLTCTDVNKALGDTPQKPPSTPDQAVEDPVPTLPPSASPTTASHPTGTPIPAPSNVLQSEAAVEETKQELTPNTVGNNSSRPASCHSNPPPAVSAPLPVDDPGLLEGAQETAETLNTEGLSREQLEHRERSLQTLRDIERLLLRSRAESESFSRHDTSPVEGSVPSHPPPHVPSNPPTPVKKYEEPLQSMITQTQSLGGPVMEQEMVGPPSGPDMGHQMSLMMQRLGQDSLTPEQAAWRKLQEEYYAEKRRKEEHMTLHGRSAPDLMLRGPPPPYHNKPGEQWVGNRLPGSLEGQEAMQMRGGGITFQGPRFPGRYGIVQNIQMDSMGVMQRPARWPEDMTPMGGGQGNFPQSGMTYPGAGQGEVERFLSPPSRDEFLRQQLLEKRSPVMQRQLSVPSGQGIDMERMIMQQRPGDPSMFQGDGLGGGSAMGMDFGGSRNMVSPTMGRPGPGRELESAGGGGNLNMNMSVNMNMNLNLQMTPHQQMLLSQKMRNDLLVSQAGVGSEELVRTARVQNGNGMAGGGQKMVVQDGAPTPNPLSLMMSQMSKYAMPSSTPLYHNAIKTIATSDDELLPDRVLLPPGSQQGPGMNPPISLHLNLSSSQSPVGNLGLQGQPPLSHEPPSSMLNSPGPPMHPSIGPMQTPLMIPSQDSCCPGPGSQMMSSNPLVFPPRLQPGPPHNPQGVGNNGMQQGYPDETPTQPRLPPRIAEPYGPGLPSVLTDPELGEVIRPSPSGIPEFDLSRIMPSEKPSSTLQYFPKGSTQPPKPHPTNMHLLGLQNMMVEQHSGRTGPSLPGPQRTLGMPPMHPMGRTGMAPPSQTAQQNFMLMKQRSVSGEMYPQSSSMLSPQGALAGHLHGQQSMMVGHQMRQRSVSLDTYIPGPGHLPF, from the exons ATGCACCCTGAAAGCAAACTGACCAATCATGGGAAGGCATCTAGCAATGGTGGACAATCACAGCCTGCAAATGTGAGCCAAGGATCCAAAGGGACAGGCCTGCTTGGCCCCAAACCCAATCACATGTCACCAAGTGGGTTGGGTCTGAAAACCACACAGAACCAGGCTCCTCCAAATCATGGGAATGGGCAAAGAGAGACCGCTCCAGAGGTAGTAGAGCAGAAGGAACCAGGAACCCCTTCTCTGGACGCAGAACCAAAAG GAGAGATTCCTCCTCGTAGCAAGAGGCGTTGTGTTTTGGAACGAAAACAGCCATACAGTGGAGACGAATGGTGTTCAGGTCCAGACAGTGAAGAGGATGAAAAGAATCTAGTGGTTTCTCACC ACTGTGGCGTTAGTGATTCTGCAATATCCGCTCCTACCGTGCCAGGATCGGGATCGGCTTCCCTTCCAGGACTCAATGACACCAGTTCTTCCAGCACACCCCATGGAGCTAACCAAAGCTTACACGGGGAGGGAGGAGGCCCAGGAGGTCCTTCCAAGGCTCCGTCACCATACGTTTATGTCTTCACAACATATTTGGCAAACAC GGCCGCCGAAGCTGTGTTGCAGGGCCACGCAGACTCCATTCTGCTTTACCACCAGCAAAATGTTCCTCGAGCCAAGCTGGATGAG AAACATCAGCAGGATCATTTAGAACACTttagagaagtactgacctgtactgatgtgaataaagcactaggg GATACTCCCCAGAAACCACCTAGCACTCCAGATCAAGCAGTAGAGGATCCCGTGCCCACATTACCACCTTCTGCTTCACCCACAACCGCCAGCCATCCAACAGGCACACCTATCCCAGCTCCTTCCAATGTGCTGCAAAGTGAAGCAGCGGTGGAGGAGACCAAACAAGAATTGACCCCGAACACGGTGGGAAATAACAGTAGCCGTCCTGCCAGTTGCCACTCTAATCCTCCGCCTGCAGTTTCTGCCCCGTTACCTGTTGATGACCCTGGACTCCTGGAAGGTGCACAAGAGACTGCAGAGACCTTGAACACAGAGGGTCTTTCAAGAGAGCAGCTAGAGCATCGAGAACGATCTCTTCAGACTTTGAGGGACATAGAAAGGCTGTTACTTCGAAGTAGAGCCGAAAGCGAGTCGTTTTCACGGCACGACACAAGTCCAGTAGAAGGGTCTGtaccttctcatcctcctcctcatgtccctTCAAACCCTCCAACTCCAGTGAAAAAGTACGAAGAACCATTGCAATCTATGATTACACAAACTCAAAGTTTAGGAGGTCCAGTAATGGAGCAAGAAATGGTAGGTCCTCCTTCAGGACCTGACATGGGTCATCAGATGAGTCTTATGATGCAGAGGTTGGGACAAGACAGTCTTACACCAGAGCAGGCAGCATGGAGAAAACTTCAGGAGGAATATTATGCGGAAAAGAGGAGGAAGGAAGAGCACATGACTTTACATGGGAGGTCAGCACCTGATTTGATGCTCAGGGGACCTCCTCCACCTTACCACAACAAGCCTGGAGAACAGTGGGTCGGTAATCGGTTACCTGGATCCTTAGAGGGACAGGAAGCCATGCAAATGCGAGGTGGGGGGATAACCTTCCAGGGTCCAAGATTTCCAGGTAGATACGGGATTGTCCAAAATATACAAATGGACAGCATGGGAGTCATGCAGAGACCAGCTCGATGGCCTGAAGACATGACACCAATGGGTGGAGGACAAGGTAACTTTCCACAAAGTGGAATGACCTACCCTGGGGCAGGTCAAGGAGAAGTAGAAAGATTTTTGAGTCCTCCTTCCCGTGATGAGTTTTTGAGGCAACAGTTGCTGGAGAAACGTTCACCCGTTATGCAGAGACAGCTGTCGGTACCTAGTGGACAAGGCATCGATATGGAACGAATGATCATGCAACAGCGTCCGGGTGACCCTTCTATGTTCCAAGGAGATGGATTGGGTGGTGGATCTGCCATGGGCATGGATTTTGGAGGGTCTCGAAACATGGTAAGCCCCACCATGGGGCGTCCAGGCCCAGGCAGAGAGTTGGAATCAGCAGGAGGAGGTGGAAACCTTAATATGAACATGAGTGTCAACATGAATATGAACCTTAATCTCCAAATGACACCCCACCAACAAATGTTATTGTCCCAGAAAATGAGAAATGACCTATTAGTTTCCCAAGCAGGAGTAGGATCAGAAGAGCTGGTTCGGACAGCACGAGTGCAAAATGGCAATGGAATGGCAGGAGGTGGCCAGAAGATGGTAGTTCAAG aTGGTGCACCGACCCCAAATCCTTTAtccttgatgatgtcacagatgtcGAAGTATGCCATGCCTAGCTCCACCCCATTGTATCACAACGCAATTAAAACTATTGCTACATCTGACGATGAGTTACTACCAGATCGGGTTCTCCTTCCCCCTGGTAGTCAACAAG GTCCTGGGATGAATCCTCCAATTTCTCTGCATCTGAATTTGAGCTCTTCACAAAGCCCAGTAGGAAACCTTGGTCTCCAAGGACAGCCACCCCTCTCGCATGAACCCCCTTCATCGATGCTCAATTCTCCAGGTCCTCCCATGCACCCATCTATTGGCCcgatgcagacacctttgatgatCCCCTCACAGGACTCTTGCTGTCCCGGTCCTGGATCCCAAATGATGTCCTCCAACCCATTGGTCTTCCCACCACGTCTCCAACCTGGTCCTCCGCACAATCCACAAGGTGTTGGAAATAATGGCATGCAGCAAGGCTATCCAGATGAAACTCCTACCCAGCCCCGTCTACCACCACGGATAGCAGAACCCTATGGCCCCGGTCTTCCTTCTGTGCTCACGGACCCAGAGCTAGGAGAGGTAATCCGACCATCGCCCAGCGGTATTCCAGAATTTGACTTGTCTCGGATCATGCCATCAGAAAAGCCAAGCAGTACCCTGCAGTACTTTCCTAAAGGGAGCACACAACCTCCAAAACCACACCCCACCAATATGCACCTCCTTGgcttgcagaatatgatggtcgAGCAACATTCGGGTCGCACAGGCCCAAGTCTTCCAGGTCCGCAGAGAACCCTGGGAATGCCTCCTATGCACCCTATGGGTAGGACAGGAATGGCGCCTCCATCTCAGACAGCGCAACAAAACTTCATGCTAATGAAGCAGCGGAGTGTGTCCGGAGAAATGTACCCCCAGAGTTCGAGTATGTTGTCACCACAGGGCGCTCTCGCCGGGCATTTGCATGGACAACAAAGCATGATGGTTGGGCATCAAATGAGACAGCGTAGCGTATCCCTAGATACCTACATCCCCGGACCAGGACACCTACCATTTTAG
- the BCL9L gene encoding B-cell CLL/lymphoma 9-like protein isoform X2: MHPESKLTNHGKASSNGGQSQPANVSQGSKGTGLLGPKPNHMSPSGLGLKTTQNQAPPNHGNGQRETAPEVVEQKEPGTPSLDAEPKGEIPPRSKRRCVLERKQPYSGDEWCSGPDSEEDEKNLVVSHHCGVSDSAISAPTVPGSGSASLPGLNDTSSSSTPHGANQSLHGEGGGPGGPSKAPSPYVYVFTTYLANTAAEAVLQGHADSILLYHQQNVPRAKLDEDTPQKPPSTPDQAVEDPVPTLPPSASPTTASHPTGTPIPAPSNVLQSEAAVEETKQELTPNTVGNNSSRPASCHSNPPPAVSAPLPVDDPGLLEGAQETAETLNTEGLSREQLEHRERSLQTLRDIERLLLRSRAESESFSRHDTSPVEGSVPSHPPPHVPSNPPTPVKKYEEPLQSMITQTQSLGGPVMEQEMVGPPSGPDMGHQMSLMMQRLGQDSLTPEQAAWRKLQEEYYAEKRRKEEHMTLHGRSAPDLMLRGPPPPYHNKPGEQWVGNRLPGSLEGQEAMQMRGGGITFQGPRFPGRYGIVQNIQMDSMGVMQRPARWPEDMTPMGGGQGNFPQSGMTYPGAGQGEVERFLSPPSRDEFLRQQLLEKRSPVMQRQLSVPSGQGIDMERMIMQQRPGDPSMFQGDGLGGGSAMGMDFGGSRNMVSPTMGRPGPGRELESAGGGGNLNMNMSVNMNMNLNLQMTPHQQMLLSQKMRNDLLVSQAGVGSEELVRTARVQNGNGMAGGGQKMVVQDGAPTPNPLSLMMSQMSKYAMPSSTPLYHNAIKTIATSDDELLPDRVLLPPGSQQGPGMNPPISLHLNLSSSQSPVGNLGLQGQPPLSHEPPSSMLNSPGPPMHPSIGPMQTPLMIPSQDSCCPGPGSQMMSSNPLVFPPRLQPGPPHNPQGVGNNGMQQGYPDETPTQPRLPPRIAEPYGPGLPSVLTDPELGEVIRPSPSGIPEFDLSRIMPSEKPSSTLQYFPKGSTQPPKPHPTNMHLLGLQNMMVEQHSGRTGPSLPGPQRTLGMPPMHPMGRTGMAPPSQTAQQNFMLMKQRSVSGEMYPQSSSMLSPQGALAGHLHGQQSMMVGHQMRQRSVSLDTYIPGPGHLPF; the protein is encoded by the exons ATGCACCCTGAAAGCAAACTGACCAATCATGGGAAGGCATCTAGCAATGGTGGACAATCACAGCCTGCAAATGTGAGCCAAGGATCCAAAGGGACAGGCCTGCTTGGCCCCAAACCCAATCACATGTCACCAAGTGGGTTGGGTCTGAAAACCACACAGAACCAGGCTCCTCCAAATCATGGGAATGGGCAAAGAGAGACCGCTCCAGAGGTAGTAGAGCAGAAGGAACCAGGAACCCCTTCTCTGGACGCAGAACCAAAAG GAGAGATTCCTCCTCGTAGCAAGAGGCGTTGTGTTTTGGAACGAAAACAGCCATACAGTGGAGACGAATGGTGTTCAGGTCCAGACAGTGAAGAGGATGAAAAGAATCTAGTGGTTTCTCACC ACTGTGGCGTTAGTGATTCTGCAATATCCGCTCCTACCGTGCCAGGATCGGGATCGGCTTCCCTTCCAGGACTCAATGACACCAGTTCTTCCAGCACACCCCATGGAGCTAACCAAAGCTTACACGGGGAGGGAGGAGGCCCAGGAGGTCCTTCCAAGGCTCCGTCACCATACGTTTATGTCTTCACAACATATTTGGCAAACAC GGCCGCCGAAGCTGTGTTGCAGGGCCACGCAGACTCCATTCTGCTTTACCACCAGCAAAATGTTCCTCGAGCCAAGCTGGATGAG GATACTCCCCAGAAACCACCTAGCACTCCAGATCAAGCAGTAGAGGATCCCGTGCCCACATTACCACCTTCTGCTTCACCCACAACCGCCAGCCATCCAACAGGCACACCTATCCCAGCTCCTTCCAATGTGCTGCAAAGTGAAGCAGCGGTGGAGGAGACCAAACAAGAATTGACCCCGAACACGGTGGGAAATAACAGTAGCCGTCCTGCCAGTTGCCACTCTAATCCTCCGCCTGCAGTTTCTGCCCCGTTACCTGTTGATGACCCTGGACTCCTGGAAGGTGCACAAGAGACTGCAGAGACCTTGAACACAGAGGGTCTTTCAAGAGAGCAGCTAGAGCATCGAGAACGATCTCTTCAGACTTTGAGGGACATAGAAAGGCTGTTACTTCGAAGTAGAGCCGAAAGCGAGTCGTTTTCACGGCACGACACAAGTCCAGTAGAAGGGTCTGtaccttctcatcctcctcctcatgtccctTCAAACCCTCCAACTCCAGTGAAAAAGTACGAAGAACCATTGCAATCTATGATTACACAAACTCAAAGTTTAGGAGGTCCAGTAATGGAGCAAGAAATGGTAGGTCCTCCTTCAGGACCTGACATGGGTCATCAGATGAGTCTTATGATGCAGAGGTTGGGACAAGACAGTCTTACACCAGAGCAGGCAGCATGGAGAAAACTTCAGGAGGAATATTATGCGGAAAAGAGGAGGAAGGAAGAGCACATGACTTTACATGGGAGGTCAGCACCTGATTTGATGCTCAGGGGACCTCCTCCACCTTACCACAACAAGCCTGGAGAACAGTGGGTCGGTAATCGGTTACCTGGATCCTTAGAGGGACAGGAAGCCATGCAAATGCGAGGTGGGGGGATAACCTTCCAGGGTCCAAGATTTCCAGGTAGATACGGGATTGTCCAAAATATACAAATGGACAGCATGGGAGTCATGCAGAGACCAGCTCGATGGCCTGAAGACATGACACCAATGGGTGGAGGACAAGGTAACTTTCCACAAAGTGGAATGACCTACCCTGGGGCAGGTCAAGGAGAAGTAGAAAGATTTTTGAGTCCTCCTTCCCGTGATGAGTTTTTGAGGCAACAGTTGCTGGAGAAACGTTCACCCGTTATGCAGAGACAGCTGTCGGTACCTAGTGGACAAGGCATCGATATGGAACGAATGATCATGCAACAGCGTCCGGGTGACCCTTCTATGTTCCAAGGAGATGGATTGGGTGGTGGATCTGCCATGGGCATGGATTTTGGAGGGTCTCGAAACATGGTAAGCCCCACCATGGGGCGTCCAGGCCCAGGCAGAGAGTTGGAATCAGCAGGAGGAGGTGGAAACCTTAATATGAACATGAGTGTCAACATGAATATGAACCTTAATCTCCAAATGACACCCCACCAACAAATGTTATTGTCCCAGAAAATGAGAAATGACCTATTAGTTTCCCAAGCAGGAGTAGGATCAGAAGAGCTGGTTCGGACAGCACGAGTGCAAAATGGCAATGGAATGGCAGGAGGTGGCCAGAAGATGGTAGTTCAAG aTGGTGCACCGACCCCAAATCCTTTAtccttgatgatgtcacagatgtcGAAGTATGCCATGCCTAGCTCCACCCCATTGTATCACAACGCAATTAAAACTATTGCTACATCTGACGATGAGTTACTACCAGATCGGGTTCTCCTTCCCCCTGGTAGTCAACAAG GTCCTGGGATGAATCCTCCAATTTCTCTGCATCTGAATTTGAGCTCTTCACAAAGCCCAGTAGGAAACCTTGGTCTCCAAGGACAGCCACCCCTCTCGCATGAACCCCCTTCATCGATGCTCAATTCTCCAGGTCCTCCCATGCACCCATCTATTGGCCcgatgcagacacctttgatgatCCCCTCACAGGACTCTTGCTGTCCCGGTCCTGGATCCCAAATGATGTCCTCCAACCCATTGGTCTTCCCACCACGTCTCCAACCTGGTCCTCCGCACAATCCACAAGGTGTTGGAAATAATGGCATGCAGCAAGGCTATCCAGATGAAACTCCTACCCAGCCCCGTCTACCACCACGGATAGCAGAACCCTATGGCCCCGGTCTTCCTTCTGTGCTCACGGACCCAGAGCTAGGAGAGGTAATCCGACCATCGCCCAGCGGTATTCCAGAATTTGACTTGTCTCGGATCATGCCATCAGAAAAGCCAAGCAGTACCCTGCAGTACTTTCCTAAAGGGAGCACACAACCTCCAAAACCACACCCCACCAATATGCACCTCCTTGgcttgcagaatatgatggtcgAGCAACATTCGGGTCGCACAGGCCCAAGTCTTCCAGGTCCGCAGAGAACCCTGGGAATGCCTCCTATGCACCCTATGGGTAGGACAGGAATGGCGCCTCCATCTCAGACAGCGCAACAAAACTTCATGCTAATGAAGCAGCGGAGTGTGTCCGGAGAAATGTACCCCCAGAGTTCGAGTATGTTGTCACCACAGGGCGCTCTCGCCGGGCATTTGCATGGACAACAAAGCATGATGGTTGGGCATCAAATGAGACAGCGTAGCGTATCCCTAGATACCTACATCCCCGGACCAGGACACCTACCATTTTAG
- the CXCR5 gene encoding C-X-C chemokine receptor type 5 encodes MNMQDYIQMIDDADLLYGENSSNLPNITIEFTCDNPSQEHEEHNKVYRVAFPILYSLVFVVGAVGNSLVLFILTRNHRSRSSTDNFLLHLAIADLLMLITFPFAIAEAIVGWEFGDFLCKLVGAISRLNFYCSSLLLGIISIDRYLSIIYAIHTFKRRSIHVVHLSCFIIWIICFLLSLPNFFVLGTQHVCNYTWCTYNQSDFVSNPWWQIGRFVNHIVGFLIPMIIMTVCYSHIIATLCRSPRREKKKAVRVALVITIVFFLCWSPYNVAVFLDTLEQYQWIDSCALSNNMPMAITVTELLGYVHCCLNPLLYAFVGAKFRNDALKVLKHFGCFKQKIFDRVSTVSRKSSTTESESRTAISSI; translated from the coding sequence GCAGATTTATTGTATGGTGAGAATTCATCTAATCTTCCCAATATAACTATTGAGTTTACATGTGACAATCCCTCACAAGAACATGAGGAACACAATAAAGTCTATCGTGTTGCATTCCCGATACTCTACAGCCTGGTTTTTGTGGTCGGAGCAGTAGGCAACAGCCTTGTCCTCTTCATCCTCACGAGGAACCATCGCTCACGATCCAGTACGGACAATTTCCTTTTGCACTTGGCGATTGCGGATTTGCTGATGCTTATTACTTTCCCCTTTGCTATCGCTGAGGCTATAGTTGGTTGGGAATTCGGAGATTTCCTCTGTAAACTTGTGGGAGCCATCAGCCGCCTAAATTTCTACTGTAGTAGCCTTCTTCTGGGCATTATAAGCATTGACCGTTATCTGTCTATAATCTATGCTATCCATACCTTCAAGAGACGAAGTATCCATGTAGTACACCTCTCTTGTTTTATCATATGGATTATTTGTTTTTTGCTTTCATTGCCAAACTTTTTTGTTTTGGGGACCCAACATGTTTGCAATTATACCTGGTGCACCTACAACCAGAGTGATTTTGTTAGCAATCCTTGGTGGCAAATTGGAAGATTTGTGAATCATATTGTGGGGTTTTTAATCCCAATGATCATCATGACCGTATGCTATTCCCACATAATAGCCACGCTTTGTAGATCCCCGAGGCGAGAGAAGAAAAAAGCCGTCAGAGTCGCTTTAGTGATCACCATCGTCTTCTTCCTGTGCTGGTCTCCATACAACGTGGCCGTATTTCTAGATACCTTGGAGCAGTATCAATGGATAGATAGCTGTGCGCTAAGTAACAATATGCCTATGGCAATAACAGTCACAGAATTACTTGGATACGTCCACTGTTGTTTGAATCCTTTGCTCTACGCATTCGTCGGGGCAAAGTTTAGGAATGACGCTCTGAAAGTTCTGAAACATTTTGGATGCTTCAAGCAAAAAATTTTTGACCGAGTCTCGACAGTCAGCAGGAAGAGCAGCACCACCGAATCGGAAAGTCGGACGGCCATCTCCAGCATCTAA